A DNA window from Mycolicibacter terrae contains the following coding sequences:
- a CDS encoding 3-oxoacyl-ACP synthase III family protein has product MDAMTPVSLTDISSYLPGEPIGADFYAQFAATDELRESVMFRAPRWRHHVGPDESAIDMIERATAGLIERHGRDVLTGVDVLITHTQMPDVPFYGAGAGVAHRLGMRPRWVLDLHNGGCAVFVLALKLARQLLTSGEGRTALIAIAQNAAGQVFDQPSVRSRAQAAVPGDGAAVGLVTLSDESPILDVECRSYGEYAGEMTITSDPPRKWWQAGPGEACIAFTEAKITKVLARGNRLVPEVALAVCDRIGVKPNDIDLLVTNQPNRVFLRNWREALELPPQRHRDTFDECGNLFGAAIPINMERAISEGQVAPGDVIMMAGFAHAGDFAGAAAVRWGGRR; this is encoded by the coding sequence GTGGATGCGATGACGCCGGTCAGTCTCACCGACATCTCCAGCTACTTGCCCGGCGAACCGATCGGCGCCGATTTCTACGCCCAGTTCGCCGCCACCGATGAGCTGCGCGAGAGTGTGATGTTCCGCGCACCGCGGTGGCGTCACCACGTCGGTCCCGACGAGAGCGCGATCGACATGATCGAACGTGCCACCGCCGGCCTGATCGAACGGCACGGCCGGGATGTCCTGACCGGGGTCGACGTGTTGATCACCCATACCCAGATGCCGGATGTGCCGTTCTACGGTGCGGGCGCGGGCGTGGCGCACCGGCTGGGTATGCGACCCCGCTGGGTGCTCGACCTGCACAACGGTGGCTGCGCGGTGTTCGTGCTGGCACTGAAGTTGGCTCGTCAACTGCTGACGTCGGGCGAAGGGCGCACCGCGCTGATCGCCATCGCCCAGAACGCGGCGGGTCAGGTGTTCGACCAGCCGAGCGTGCGGAGTCGGGCGCAGGCCGCGGTCCCCGGTGACGGCGCAGCGGTGGGCCTGGTCACGCTGTCCGACGAGTCGCCCATCCTCGATGTCGAGTGCCGCAGCTACGGCGAGTACGCCGGCGAGATGACGATCACCTCCGACCCGCCACGCAAGTGGTGGCAGGCCGGGCCGGGCGAGGCGTGCATCGCGTTCACCGAGGCCAAGATCACCAAGGTGCTGGCCCGGGGCAACCGTCTGGTCCCCGAGGTGGCGCTGGCGGTATGCGACCGAATCGGTGTGAAACCCAACGACATCGACCTGCTGGTCACCAACCAGCCCAACCGGGTCTTCCTGCGCAACTGGCGCGAGGCGCTGGAGCTGCCACCCCAGCGACACCGCGACACGTTCGATGAATGCGGGAACCTCTTCGGCGCCGCGATCCCGATCAACATGGAACGCGCGATATCCGAGGGTCAGGTAGCACCGGGCGACGTGATTATGATGGCGGGCTTCGCGCACGCCGGCGACTTCGCCGGTGCGGCTGCGGTGCGCTGGGGCGGACGCCGATGA
- a CDS encoding pyridoxal phosphate-dependent aminotransferase, producing MSPTAFGNPVNADVLESVPAAVDPLALSLNENPFSPLPAVRSALHHAMGAVNRYPEFLPDKLRAMVANHIGVDAGQVALGSGATGVAMQVLQTFTRPGDRIVLSDPTFDGFPIMARMAGLASIPIPLDPHGHDDLPAMADAAVGARVVVLCRPHNPTGTLAPIADVERFLRRLPVDTIVLFDEAYIEFVAPQYRIGGPDLVRRFPNVVVLRTFSKAYGLAGLRIGYGFGAPEFADRLWALQLPFATGICSAVAVAASYEAEDQLRQRTLRIAGERAYLSRRLRAMGVYTTDGHANFVYLPGAGRPWREMLDTVGVKARHFPGGGVRITIGSRESSRAVLAAIGAGT from the coding sequence ATGTCCCCGACGGCCTTCGGGAATCCGGTCAACGCCGACGTGCTCGAGTCGGTGCCGGCTGCCGTCGATCCGCTTGCGTTGTCTCTCAACGAGAACCCCTTCTCGCCGTTGCCGGCCGTGCGCTCGGCACTGCATCACGCGATGGGCGCCGTCAATCGCTATCCGGAGTTTCTGCCCGACAAGCTGCGCGCAATGGTCGCGAACCACATCGGGGTCGACGCCGGACAGGTGGCACTCGGGTCGGGAGCAACCGGAGTGGCGATGCAGGTGCTGCAGACGTTCACCCGGCCCGGGGACCGGATCGTGTTGAGCGACCCGACTTTCGACGGTTTCCCGATCATGGCACGGATGGCCGGACTGGCATCGATCCCGATTCCACTCGACCCGCACGGGCATGATGACCTCCCGGCGATGGCGGACGCCGCGGTGGGCGCCCGCGTTGTCGTGTTGTGCCGGCCGCACAACCCGACGGGCACGTTGGCGCCGATCGCCGACGTCGAGCGGTTCCTGCGCCGACTGCCCGTCGACACCATCGTGCTGTTCGACGAGGCCTATATCGAGTTCGTCGCCCCCCAGTACCGCATCGGTGGACCGGATCTGGTTCGACGATTTCCGAATGTCGTCGTGCTGCGCACCTTCTCCAAAGCCTACGGTCTGGCGGGCTTACGAATCGGGTACGGATTCGGCGCACCGGAGTTCGCCGATCGGTTGTGGGCCCTGCAACTGCCGTTCGCTACGGGTATCTGCAGCGCGGTCGCGGTGGCAGCCTCCTACGAAGCCGAAGACCAATTGCGGCAACGGACCCTGCGTATCGCAGGCGAGCGGGCGTACTTGAGCAGGCGGCTGCGTGCGATGGGCGTCTACACCACCGATGGGCACGCGAACTTCGTCTATCTGCCCGGCGCCGGACGGCCGTGGCGGGAGATGCTGGACACGGTCGGCGTCAAGGCGCGTCATTTCCCCGGCGGCGGGGTGCGGATCACCATCGGCAGCCGAGAGTCCAGCCGAGCGGTACTGGCCGCGATAGGCGCAGGCACATGA
- a CDS encoding ABC transporter ATP-binding protein — protein MTGEHLGTRPRALTVELRDVVREYRVGGHTVRALNSINLRLRGGQFVSIIGPSGAGKSTLLHLLGALDSPDTGSIRFGGEEIGRLDDAARSAFRHHRVGFVFQFFNLLPTLSAWENVAVPKLLADVRLSKAKPEALRLLERVGLDHRTEHRPAELSGGQMQRVAVARALMMDPALILADEPTGNLDSATGAAILALLADIAHEPGRRRLVVMVTHNSDAAAATDRVIRMHDGRIRYDGPVMRHRAVARR, from the coding sequence ATGACTGGTGAACACCTCGGTACCCGACCGCGGGCACTGACCGTCGAACTTCGCGATGTGGTGCGCGAGTACCGGGTCGGCGGTCACACCGTGCGGGCCCTGAACAGCATCAACCTGCGGTTGCGGGGCGGGCAGTTCGTCTCGATCATCGGGCCGTCCGGGGCCGGCAAGAGCACCTTGTTGCATCTGCTCGGCGCGCTGGATTCCCCGGACACCGGATCGATCAGGTTCGGCGGCGAGGAGATCGGCCGGCTCGACGATGCTGCGCGGTCGGCATTTCGCCATCACCGGGTGGGCTTCGTCTTTCAGTTCTTCAACCTGCTGCCGACCCTGTCGGCGTGGGAGAACGTCGCCGTACCCAAACTTCTCGCCGACGTGCGGCTGAGCAAGGCCAAACCGGAAGCGCTACGGCTGCTGGAGCGGGTCGGGCTCGATCACCGGACCGAACATCGGCCGGCGGAGTTGTCCGGCGGCCAGATGCAGCGCGTCGCGGTGGCACGGGCGTTGATGATGGACCCGGCGCTGATACTGGCCGACGAGCCGACCGGGAACCTCGATTCGGCCACCGGAGCCGCGATCCTGGCGCTGCTCGCCGACATCGCGCACGAGCCGGGCCGCCGTCGGCTGGTGGTGATGGTGACGCACAATTCGGATGCGGCGGCCGCGACCGACCGGGTGATCCGGATGCACGACGGCCGGATCCGCTACGACGGGCCGGTGATGCGGCACCGAGCGGTGGCCCGGCGGTGA
- a CDS encoding ABC transporter permease, translating to MAVSALYLVAVFGIFGSITGSVNRLTDGIAGIAALEVSGTTDAGFPDTITAEAAAVPGVAAAAPMIRTSAVTPAGRVLLLGADTSSAALQGALKDAVRGAPIPAAPGEPNAVRVGPGVGYRDGQRFQLGSEVVSVASVLTGKSLAQLNGGQYVLAALPLAQNITGRPGRLDSILLTLKPGADPGAVRAAVTAAVGGRAIVADPSLRAARAGDGVKLMNYMALMGAAVALVVGAFLIYTTVSMAITARRPVIATLRAVGGRRGVIVGDMLLEAAILGLIGGAIGSCIGIAVGHSAIGRLPPAVTQGLEARVEYWLPGYAIPVALIATVVAGVGASAMAARQVYKVSPIEALAPVGVSEADRVSRRLRIASGVGAAAGFAAAILVVQRHGSFAFAAVVVLLGAEIATGFVLRGPIVAATAATARVFGSVVAAATITRAPRRVWATVMTVLIAVVTSVVIMGTSADMISSARALFVSVADVDVWVSADAPDSYPTDRLPGDLVHTVAAVPGVARVVEGAFGFAVVGGTRVMLDGFAAGSADPLYRALDQSERAAVLDGRGVVLTQNLGAALGVRAGDRLQLQTPSGPREVEVLTLVPYFSTVIGTIGIGLKQVRAWFDDSALTVLQITAKPGTDRRHLLDDVRQVVPVQHHVYDGAAALAGLQAPLHQSMFIANAVWGIAALVAAVALFNTLTLSVLERRREIGVLRAMGAGRRFTVRMVLAEAAGIGVVGGVCGLVFGLIDQWLYSVASADIMNFDVTFRPGPMPVACAAGAVLVCLLGALAPARRAVRLNIIEAVGVE from the coding sequence ATGGCGGTCTCGGCCCTGTATCTGGTCGCGGTCTTCGGGATCTTCGGCTCGATCACCGGATCGGTCAACCGGTTGACCGACGGAATCGCCGGTATCGCGGCCCTGGAGGTGTCGGGCACCACCGACGCCGGGTTTCCCGACACGATCACCGCCGAGGCCGCAGCCGTCCCCGGCGTGGCGGCCGCCGCGCCGATGATCCGGACGTCGGCGGTGACGCCCGCCGGGCGGGTCCTGCTGCTCGGCGCGGACACCAGCAGCGCGGCGTTGCAGGGCGCTCTGAAAGATGCCGTCCGCGGCGCACCGATACCGGCGGCGCCCGGGGAGCCCAACGCCGTCCGGGTCGGACCCGGCGTCGGCTATCGGGACGGCCAGAGATTTCAGTTGGGCTCCGAGGTGGTCAGCGTCGCCTCGGTGCTCACCGGAAAATCGCTGGCACAGCTCAACGGCGGGCAGTACGTTTTGGCCGCACTTCCGCTGGCCCAGAACATAACCGGCCGCCCCGGCCGACTCGACTCGATCCTGCTCACCCTGAAACCGGGCGCGGATCCGGGCGCGGTCCGCGCGGCGGTCACCGCCGCCGTCGGTGGCCGGGCCATCGTCGCGGACCCGAGTCTGCGCGCCGCGCGGGCCGGTGACGGTGTGAAGCTGATGAACTACATGGCCCTGATGGGCGCCGCGGTCGCCCTGGTGGTCGGGGCGTTTTTGATCTACACCACGGTGAGCATGGCGATCACCGCGCGCCGGCCGGTCATTGCCACGCTGCGGGCGGTCGGCGGCCGGCGCGGCGTGATCGTCGGCGACATGCTGTTGGAGGCGGCGATTCTCGGTCTGATCGGCGGCGCGATCGGGTCGTGTATCGGAATCGCCGTGGGCCACAGTGCAATCGGACGGTTGCCGCCCGCCGTCACCCAGGGGCTGGAAGCTCGGGTGGAGTACTGGTTGCCGGGGTACGCCATTCCGGTCGCGCTCATCGCGACGGTGGTGGCCGGTGTCGGCGCCTCGGCGATGGCGGCGCGGCAGGTCTACAAGGTCTCTCCGATCGAGGCGTTGGCGCCGGTCGGCGTCTCCGAGGCCGACCGGGTGTCCCGACGGCTGCGGATCGCCAGCGGGGTCGGTGCCGCCGCCGGGTTCGCGGCGGCGATCCTGGTCGTGCAAAGACATGGCAGCTTCGCGTTCGCAGCGGTGGTCGTTTTGCTCGGCGCGGAGATCGCGACGGGCTTCGTGCTGCGGGGGCCGATCGTCGCCGCCACCGCCGCGACGGCGCGAGTGTTCGGATCGGTGGTGGCCGCCGCAACCATCACCCGCGCGCCGCGGCGGGTGTGGGCCACGGTGATGACCGTGCTCATCGCGGTCGTCACCAGCGTCGTGATCATGGGCACCAGCGCCGACATGATCTCGTCGGCGCGGGCGCTGTTCGTCTCGGTCGCTGACGTCGACGTCTGGGTCAGCGCCGATGCCCCCGACAGTTACCCCACCGATCGGCTGCCGGGCGACCTGGTCCACACCGTGGCCGCGGTGCCCGGTGTCGCACGCGTCGTGGAGGGCGCCTTCGGGTTCGCGGTGGTCGGCGGGACCCGGGTGATGCTGGACGGATTCGCCGCGGGAAGCGCTGATCCGCTCTATCGCGCGCTCGATCAGTCGGAGCGCGCCGCGGTGCTCGACGGCCGTGGCGTGGTGCTGACGCAGAATCTGGGCGCCGCGTTGGGCGTTCGGGCCGGCGACCGGCTGCAGCTGCAAACGCCGAGCGGCCCGCGGGAGGTGGAGGTGTTGACTCTGGTCCCGTACTTTTCGACGGTCATCGGCACCATCGGCATCGGTCTGAAGCAGGTACGCGCCTGGTTCGATGACTCGGCCCTGACGGTCTTACAGATCACCGCGAAGCCGGGCACGGATCGTCGACATCTGCTCGACGATGTCCGGCAGGTGGTGCCCGTCCAACACCACGTCTACGACGGTGCCGCGGCGCTGGCCGGACTCCAGGCCCCACTGCACCAGAGCATGTTCATCGCCAACGCGGTCTGGGGCATCGCGGCGTTGGTCGCCGCGGTCGCATTGTTCAATACGCTGACGCTGTCGGTGCTCGAGCGTCGCCGCGAGATCGGTGTGCTGCGTGCGATGGGGGCCGGCCGCCGGTTCACGGTGCGGATGGTGCTGGCCGAGGCGGCCGGAATCGGGGTCGTCGGCGGGGTGTGCGGTCTGGTGTTCGGGCTGATCGATCAGTGGCTGTACAGCGTGGCCAGTGCCGACATCATGAACTTCGACGTCACCTTCCGGCCCGGCCCGATGCCGGTCGCCTGTGCTGCCGGCGCGGTACTGGTCTGCCTGCTCGGCGCCCTGGCACCGGCGCGACGCGCGGTGCGGCTGAACATTATCGAGGCCGTCGGCGTCGAATAG